The Branchiostoma lanceolatum isolate klBraLanc5 chromosome 17, klBraLanc5.hap2, whole genome shotgun sequence genome contains the following window.
TCCGCCATGACAAAGTGTCTGCCCGGAGGATCATGGTCTGAGCCAACCGGCAACCTGATTTGTTCTGGTTCGTTGTCTGTCCGTTTTGTAAACATTCCTTATTCATAAAACATTAAAACTGTGTCCATTGATAAGTAATAAAGAAAAACGTATGCTATATCAGTGTTTGCAGTTTAGCAGTAATATTGTATTGTTGTttagatgatggtgatgatgatgatatttggatgagttttgatttttgtcttGTTTCTTGCAGGAGTCCATATacaaaccacacaaaaaccTACTGTTAAGCCAACGCAAAAACCTACTGAGAAGCCAACGGAGAAACCTGCAGTGAAGCCAACTAAAAAACCCACAGTCAAGCCATCCCCGAAACCCACGGTCAAGCCAAGCGCAAAACCCACAGTCAAGCCAACACCAAAACCCACTACCAAGCCTACACCAAAACCCACAGTCAAGCCCACAGAGAAACCCACAGTCAAACCAACCCAGAAACCCACAGTCAAACCAACTCCACAGCCTACACAGAAGCCTCTACCCGCAGGAGACTGTTACACAGGTGACGGTTCAAAGTATCGCGGATTCAAGTCGACCACTAAGGATGGCAGGACGTGTTTAAAATGGAGCGAGGCAACGTACCAATATTACAATACTTTGGTGAGTCAAACATCGTTTATAACCAACTTCTTTTAACAACACTTGATCTCTTTTGGCAGGATTCTAAGTATTGCACCCTGAAATAGGGATGGATACAATTTGCTACTCTATAGTCGGCACCCGTAGacagtattttgtttttcattatcatgaGGAGTCTAAAGCTTTTCAGAAAactgaaaaatacatttagtgCTCCAGTTACATGAGCAGGTGATATGAGCGCCTCAAACAGATTCAATTCTTCGAAAACTTTCATAAAATAGTTTAATGTAATGATCCAATGGGGTTTTTGCCAACACCATGACCTGTTCGTCAGCGACATGCTACTACACAGCTTTGACACTTAGTTTTCATTTGATCCCTTTTTAGAGATTCACCGCCGGTCAGTACGGGCTTAGCGACCACAACTACTGCAGAAACCCTGACGGCGTGGAGACCGAGCCGTGGTGTTACTACATCAACCCGGCCACACGACGCGTAGCCTGGAGCCACTGTGGAGCACAGCAGTGTGGAGGTACGGATTAAGTAGACATGTTTGCAGCCACGTGACTATGGCGTAATTTgtgactatgacgtcatttgtgactatgacgtcatttggcgtccgccatgttggtgggttTTCAATATCGGCCTTTTTTGGTCGTAACATAAACAGTCGTATTCAGTACGAATAAGAAATCCGCTGTCAAAATTCATCGCAGTATAAAGGTATATCCTGCTCGTCTATGACCATTTCACTATCGATTTAATCAGGGAACTCGAAATGCTAGTAATTCTCTATGCCAAAGATCCTGAAGCCACTAATACTTTGTGACCAGCTTATAACGCCACTTAGCGACATACTCAGGTAGTGACTTCTAGCCAACCTTTTCAAGTGATATGAGTTCGTGACAGCATACTTATCCGGTACTGTTATAACAGATACTTATGATATCACTGTTTTTTTTACTATCTGTAGGAGAAAGAATCACCACGAAGTGCGCAGTGCGGGACAGTACCGGTTACCGCGGTACCCAGGACGTCACCATGCACGGCGACAAATGTCTGAACTGGAGTACCACCACAAACCGCCAGTTCAACACCCAGACCTACccgaatggggaggggggcatcgggAACCACAGCTACTGCCGTAACCCCGTGGGTGACCCGTCTCCCTGGTGTTACATCCAGGAGAAGTCGAACGGGCTCTATTGGGACTACTGTAGTGTACCGTCATGTTGACGGTAATGTATGGGGGAATTTTTACTTAAAATGTTTTGTAATAAACAATCACCATATCATGATACTCTTTAAGGTCACTTTACTTTTCTTAATTTTCCAATTAAAGCAAAAGTACCATATCTATATGAGATCATTGAATGATATGAATAATTTCCGATCAGTCATGTTGACGTTTTGAATACTCTTTACGCTTATAAATACCTGCGATACAGTTAAACCAATGTATGTGCTTTATTTACTACAGCTAAGAAAATAATATGCATGAAAaagtatatatgtgtgtgtttgtgtaaacTTGGGGTGGGTGAGTATTTAACTTCACACACCGTGAAAAAAGGATTCTGTTAATAGCACACATACGAAGTTGTCCTTTTATTTTGACGTAGGAATAGACGTAGCACGGCAATTAGAACCACACTGTATATTGTGCATTTATGGCATCAACAGTATTTTCATTATTATGTAAAAACAATATCTAAGTATTTAGAGAACAAATCGAATTGTTGCACCCAGTTTTCCCATATTGTACGTAATCACATATATGACAAACAGCTCTTTCTTTACAACTGACATGCCTGCCTTTCATTGAAGGTTCAAAATGAACCACAGGAAAGTAAATCATATCGATACCATATTCCCTATGTACAGAGAAAGTACAGGCTTGTAATAAACTGCACATTTTTAATGTATGGACATGAGTTCTTTATGGAGTTTTAATGTAATCGTATTCTTCATACATCAGATTTCAGACTTTCATTTAACTGCTGTAGGGAGTTTGTGAAGAATCATCCCTTGGCGTATGCATCTGAACTTTACATTGTCAAAGTCTATTTCTTCGAATCAAGTGCAACATTACTgaccaaaatacatttttcttcagttatatAAAATGCCATTTGTCTACATCTATAGATTATAGATAAAAAacatatacaaaacatgtatatatacggAATGAGTCAATTTTCGTACATTATGTCAAATACATTCAATATCTACAACTGACAAATATGAAAAACTCATTTCATGTTGTTCACAGCAAAGACATAGGCGTAAACATTACGATTATTTATGAAGCAAAGAATATTGAGGATACATCAGTATACAACATTACTCAAATCACAGTCGAAATCTGCTCTGTAATCATAACGTGTTACGTAACTACGACAGTTGTCTGACTGCTGTTCCTCGCGCCTTCCTTGTACAGCTTCAAAACCTTCAGTGGATTTCCAGAACGTCCTTTTACGTCTGAGCGTCTATCACCTTTTCTCACAATGTCCACAGGATTTGTAAAACTTGTAGTGACTTTGTTTCCGTCATCTATTTTGGCGTTTCCATTTGGCAGTTTGGTACGCGGTGCGGGCGAATAGTCACTAAGACTTAATATAGTGGAGTACAACTTGTCGTTGCCCAGTAAAGAACTCCTGTGGTAGGCAGGATTACTGTTGTAAACGATCTTGCTTCTTCTCTCTTCGAGTCGCTTGAGGCGTTTCCTTTCCCTGGCGAGCAACAGGCGTCGCCGGAGATGCCAGGCGCCGGTAGATAGCACGATCCCCGCTACGACTGACGTTACCGCGGTCACTGCTAACGCTGTTGTGTAGTTACCCTGGCCTGGAAAGCAGAAAATGAAAGTACAGTTCAACCTCGTCCGGCAACCACCAAGCACAGATAACCACCtgacacattgaaacagtccagTCAAATTGTACATATTCAAGACCCCAATTGCTAAGCTACCAATTGTCTTACCGAACCAGCCCACCCCACTCAACAACGAAAATGGATTGATAGCGGCACACATCAGCAGCCATTTGAATTGTAGGATTTCTGTAGGCACTGGCCTGGTAACCATTCATTTGCCTAGCCCAAATCCTGCTAAGCAATGGCCTTTTCCTGTCATTCAATCTTGTAAGCCAGTTTTTTTTATGATTACTGTCTTCTCGTAAAGCGGATTTTTTTGTACGAGGAAGCAAAAAAGTGGAATTCAAGGCTTTGTGAGTACACAAGACAATTCTCCGAAACTGTGAAAAGTAGACAACACACAAGAACCACTAAATGTAAAAGTAACTTCAACTTACGTTTGCCAGTGTTTCGACTACATTCTGTTCCGTTGCTGCAGTTGCCCTTTGGGGACGTAATCCGAGGTGTCATGGTGGTCACACTGTCAGTGAAAGGCAAGGTGGATACTTCTAATGTTGTGTAGAGTTTAGTAGAAAGCCCAACCGAATTGCTGAAACCGGAAACGGAAGTTGCAGGTATGATGGGAGTTGTCTTGTCAGACTGAGTTGACTTGTGAAGCTGAGTTGTTGCAAAAGGTGTCGAGGGTCCCTTAACTGGCATGCCGGCTGTTTGGAGGCCGTTGATTGGTCGGTGTCTGTGCGTCTCGTGACCGGGAGTTGTTGGAGATGTGACGTCATTGACGGATCTTCGTGCTGGCCTTGCCGCTGT
Protein-coding sequences here:
- the LOC136423039 gene encoding uncharacterized protein, producing the protein MDVKFVFVLFALQIWATIFTAARPARRSVNDVTSPTTPGHETHRHRPINGLQTAGMPVKGPSTPFATTQLHKSTQSDKTTPIIPATSVSGFSNSVGLSTKLYTTLEVSTLPFTDSVTTMTPRITSPKGNCSNGTECSRNTGKRQGNYTTALAVTAVTSVVAGIVLSTGAWHLRRRLLLARERKRLKRLEERRSKIVYNSNPAYHRSSLLGNDKLYSTILSLSDYSPAPRTKLPNGNAKIDDGNKVTTSFTNPVDIVRKGDRRSDVKGRSGNPLKVLKLYKEGARNSSQTTVVVT